One Camelus ferus isolate YT-003-E chromosome 21, BCGSAC_Cfer_1.0, whole genome shotgun sequence genomic region harbors:
- the ANKRD11 gene encoding ankyrin repeat domain-containing protein 11 isoform X5, protein MESRRTRTQMPPAQSTPWYCKAGSLLEAPWHEMEAPRSKKKEKQGPERKRIKKEPVTRKAGLLFGMGLSGIRAGYPLSERQQVALLMQMTAEESANSPVDTTPKHPSQSTVCPKGTPNSASKTKDKVNKRNERGETRLHRAAIRGDARRIKELISEGADVNVKDFAGWTALHEACNRGYYDVAKQLLAAGAEVNTKGLDDDTPLHDAANNGHYKVVKLLLRYGGNPQQSNRKGETPLKVASSPTMVNLLLGKGTYTSSEESSAESSEEEDAPSFAPSSSADGNNTDSEFEKGLKHKAKNPEPQKTATPVKDEYEFDEDDEQDRVPPVDDKHLLKKEYRKEAKAGSLVSIPKMEVRTHSKGGAVAPKKASHRILSDTSDEEDVAVTVGGGEKLRLSAHAVLPGSKAREPSSSKQQKEKNKVKKKRKKEIKGKEVRFGKRSDKFCSSESESESSESGEEGGDSAGSPGCLKESPLVLKDPSLFSSLSASSTSSHGSSAAQKHNPSHTDPHAKHWRTDNWKTISSPAWSEVSSLSDSTRTRLSSESDCSSEGSSLESLKPARKRQEHRRRGGLQGALPDRKNSFHPGVDGAVPKLDKEGKVVKKHKTKHKHRNKEKGLGTAGQELKLKSLAYEYEDPKARPDSDGPVEGRLKAPRHDRDHLKREERLGKAKAEEKEWLFRDEAMKASREEKSLKRARDAGRDAGRGCREEKDRSGRAEKERLLKEKSPKEERLRLCREERKKRPKDRPPKPDKRSDFREDRASKEKPFREDRERPKKEKVYREDPAVEEYCNKSQLLESEDTKFSLSDDQQDRWFSDLSDSSFDFRGEDSWDSPVTDYRDMKGESVARLILETVREDGKEKRREGRARDKRGDRKKDRDPLERGSERRREHPEKQKGGPGHLAEKDRRRRESAEGARERKEPSEASKERKDCRAKPEEEPKEHSGEGDFGKSLEPWERQHLAREKEKKCKLEKHKEKCSDKDRGEKPAPERGPRDKECEKCFREKRDARERHKEAHGRDRERKASLDAGKDRREKGFPGAAAEDSCDKKEDKKGKEKSWYIADIFTDESEDEDGPPEREAGLRKHAEKPKDRDGRERRRERGAAEGVKDRKEKGLEKHREKKEREPPEKHRDRRERGPADAAQDRRGRQRPPDKAERRPPAEDKAKSRHRERPEREQGRDRRPSKGADAEKSLLERLEEEALQEFREDSNDKASEVSSDSFTDRGPDPGLGALLDASFPEPPEERARERERHRHSSSSSKKSHERERARRDKPDRKERGDGGQYERDFLDSDAYGASYGSKADTEDDVDKAVELLSAEKKEKNDSERDAAKKVEKELRPFGASAASLLKEKRRREKHRERWRDGLPRHHREEPKPAARDRDRPRDEGAKLGETKLKEKFKENPEREKGDPVRTSNGGDRPPASRDPGRKDARPREKLLGDGDLMMTSFERMLSQKDLEVEERHRRHKERMRQMEKLRHRPADPKLKDKLRPAEDARRKGLDVPPKKPLCPDPALKDRKLKEPAPAAPAAENKPHPGPAVDPRDWLAGPHMKEVLPASPRPDHSRPTGVPTPASVVSCPSYEEAMHTPRTPSCSADDYSDLMFECADSQPVSSTSASACSPSFFDRFSMAASSVSETPGQTPTRPLCTSLYRSVSVDIRRAPEEEFSVGDKLFRQQSVPAASSYNSPGQHLEDKAPGPPGPAEKFSCLSPGYYSPDYGLLSPKADTLHCPPAAVVNVTPSPEGAFSGLQAKSPSSRRDELLAPSMEGALPPDLSIPLDATEDQQATAAIIPPEPSFLEPLDEGPFSTVITEEPVEWAHPAAAEQGLTSGLIGSAPDNPVSWPVGSDLLLKSPQRFPESPPSEPPYPVSPVSYPLPVTEPGLEVKDDTGAAVPASISASEEPPPFAPTSRLEPFFSNCKSLPEASPDGPPESACTTSGAQVEVLGPLESNFLESGHSLSALGQVEPAPWPGAFPASEDDLDLGPFSLPELPLQTKDVSDVETEPVEESPLVPPENTPAGAPPCLPGGDAAAPAAEEQLVLPPDPAAAHLPTEPEPGSLEEPKPDVLLEAAVEAGALQGRAPEDPDLSSEPMPAPSEPRPLGSRDEAEGHDPLATPHGMADAPEDGSAQTHVADGAGPQDSVGLERSPGSVQPEAAEPEPKATAEAPKAPRVEEVPQRMTRTRAQMLASQSKQSSPPAEKEPAPAPRAKGRASEEDDPQAQHPRKRRFQRSSQPLTQQMHTSTRQTREVIQQTLAAIVDAIKLDAIEPYHSDRANPYFEYLQIRKKIEEKRKILCYISPQAPQCYAEYVTYTGSYLLDGKPLSKLHIPVIAPPPSLAEPLKELFRQQEAVRGKLRLQHSIEREKLIVSCEQEILRVHCRAARTIANQAVPFSACTMLLDSEVYNMPLESQGDENKSVRDRFNARQFISWLQDVDDKYERMKTCLLMRQQHEAAALNAVQRMEWQLKVQELDPAGHKSLCVNEVPSFYVPMVDVNDDFVLLPA, encoded by the exons ATGGAGAGCAGAAGGACTCGGACACAG ATGCCTCCAGCTCAGTCCACGCCGTGGTACTGCAAGGCTGGTTCGCTCCTCGAAGCGCCATGGCATGAAATGGAGGCTCCTAGAAGCAAGAAGAAAG AGAAGCAGGGTCCCGAGCGGAAGAGGATTAAGAAAGAGCCCGTCACCCGCAAGGCTGGGCTGCTGTTCGGCATGGGGCTGTCTGGGATCCGCGCTGGCTACCCGCTCTCCGAGCGCCAGCAGGTGGCGCTCCTCATGCAGATGACGGCTGAGGAGTCAGCCAACAGCCCAG TAGACACCACACCAAAGCACCCCTCCCAGTCAACCGTGTGTCCAAAGGGGACGCCCAACTCTGCCtccaaaaccaaagataaagtGAACAAGAGGAACGAGCGTGGAGAGACACGCCTGCACCGGGCGGCCATTCGGGGGGACGCGCGGCGCATCAAGGAGCTCATCAGCGAGGGTGCGGACGTCAACGTCAAGGACTTTGCGG GCTGGACTGCGCTGCACGAGGCCTGTAACCGGGGCTACTACGACGTGGCGAAGCAGCTGCTGGCTGCGGGCGCGGAGGTGAACACCAAGGGCCTGGACGATGACACGCCCTTGCACGACGCGGCCAACAACGGGCACTACAAG GTGGTGAAGCTGCTGCTCCGGTACGGGGGGAACCCTCAGCAGAGCAACAGGAAAGGCGAGACGCCGCTGAAGGTCGCCAGCTCCCCAACCATGGTGAACCTGCTGCTGGGCAAGGGCACCTACACGTCCAGCGAGGAGAGCTCGGCCG AGAGCTCCGAGGAGGAGGATGCCCCGTCCTTCGCACCTTCTAGCTCCGCCGACGGCAACAACACGGACTCCGAGTTCGAGAAGGGCCTCAAGCACAAGGCTAAGAACCCGGAGCCCCAGAAGACGGCGACCCCCGTGAAGGACGAGTACGAGTTTGACGAGGACGACGAGCAGGACCGGGTCCCCCCCGTGGACGACAAGCACCTGCTGAAGAAGGAGTACCGCAAGGAGGCCAAGGCCGGCAGCCTTGTCTCCATCCCCAAGATGGAGGTGAGGACGCACAGCAAGGGTGGCGCCGTCGCGCCCAAGAAGGCTTCTCACCGCATCCTGTCGGACACATCGGACGAGGAGGACGTTGCCGTCACCGTGGGCGGCGGGGAGAAGCTGCGGCTCTCAGCTCATGCGGTCCTGCCCGGCAGCAAGGCGCGGGAGCCTTCCAGCTCcaaacagcagaaggaaaaaaataaagtgaaaaagaagcgaaagaaagaaataaaaggcaaagaagtGCGGTTTGGGAAGAGGAGCGACAAGTTCTGCTCGTCCGAGTCAGAGAGCGAGTCCTCGGAGAGTGGCGAGGAGGGCGGGGACTCGGCGGGGAGCCCCGGCTGCCTCAAGGAGTCCCCGCTGGTGCTGAAGGACCCCTCCCTGTTCAGCTCCCTGTCCGCCTCCTCCACCTCGTCCCACGGCAGCTCCGCCGCCCAGAAGCATAACCCCAGCCACACGGACCCCCATGCCAAGCACTGGCGGACGGACAATTGGAAAACCATCTCTTCTCCCGCCTGGTCCGAGGTCAGCTCCTTGTCAGACTCCACGAGGACGAGACTGAGCAGCGAGTCTGACTGCTCCTCCGAGGGCTCCAGCTTGGAGTCGCTGAAGCCGGCCCGGAAGCGGCAGGagcacaggaggaggggaggcctACAGGGCGCTCTGCCCGACAGGAAGAACTCCTTCCACCCCGGCGTGGACGGCGCTGTCCCCAAGCTGGACAAGGAAGGCAAAGTCGTCAAGAAACACaagacaaaacacaaacacagaaacaagGAGAAGGGGCTGGGCACAGCTGGCCAGGAGCTGAAGCTGAAGAGCCTCGCGTACGAGTACGAGGACCCCAAGGCAAGGCCGGACAGCGACGGGCCTGTGGAGGGCAGGCTGAAGGCGCCACGGCACGACCGCGACCACctcaagagagaggagaggctcGGCAAGGCGAAGGCGGAGGAGAAGGAGTGGCTCTTCAGAGACGAGGCGATGAAGGCCTCCAGGGAGGAGAAGTCCCTCAAGAGAGCCCGCGATGCGGGCAGGGACGCGGGCAGGGGCTGCCGGGAGGAGAAGGACCGCTCGGGCAGGGCTGAGAAGGAGAGGTTGCTGAAGGAGAAGTCTCCCAAGGAGGAGAGGCTGAGGCTCTGCAGGGAGGAGCGGAAGAAGAGGCCCAAGGACAGGCCCCCAAAGCCGGACAAGAGGAGTGACTTCAGAGAAGACAGAGCGTCGAAAGAGAAGCCTTtcagggaagacagagagagacccaAAAAAGAGAAGGTGTACAGGGAAGACCCTGCTGTGGAGGAGTATTGCAACAAAAGCCAGCTTCTGGAGAGTGAGGACACCAAGTTCAGCCTCTCCGATGACCAGCAGGATCGGTGGTTTTCCGACTTGTCCGATTCATCCTTCGACTTCAGAGGGGAGGACAGCTGGGACTCCCCGGTGACGGACTACAGGGACATGAAGGGCGAGTCTGTGGCCAGGCTGATCCTGGAGACGGTGCGGGAGGACGGCAAGGAGAAGAGGCGGGAGGGCCGGGCGCGGGACAAGCGGGGTGACAGGAAGAAGGATCGGGACCCCCTGGAGCGGGGATCCGAGCGGCGGCGGGAGCACCCCGAGAAGCAGAAGGGCGGGCCCGGCCACCTGGCGGAGAAGGACAGGAGGCGACGGGAGTCCGCGGAGGGCGCGCGGGAGCGGAAGGAGCCGTCTGAGGCCAGCAAGGAGCGCAAGGACTGCCGTGCCAAGCCGGAGGAGGAGCCCAAGGAGCACAGCGGCGAGGGCGACTTCGGGAAgagcctggagccctgggagaggcagcACCTGGCgcgggagaaggagaagaagtgCAAACTGGAGAAGCACAAGGAGAAGTGCAGCGACAAGGACAGGGGCGAGAAGCCCGCCCCGGAGAGGGGCCCGAGGGACAAGGAGTGCGAGAAGTGCTTCAGAGAGAAGAGGGATGCCAGGGAGAGGCACAAGGAGGCACAcggcagagacagggagaggaaggCGTCTCTGGACGCAGGGAAGGACCGGCGGGAGAAGGGCTTCCCCGGGGCTGCCGCGGAAGACTCGTGCGACAAGAAGGAGGACAAGAAGGGCAAGGAGAAGAGCTGGTACATCGCCGACATCTTCACGGATGAGAGCGAGGACGAGGACGGCCCCCCGGAGAGGGAGGCGGGGCTGCGGAAGCACGCGGAGAAGCCGAAGGACCGGGACGGCCGGGAGAGGCGGCGGGAGAGGGGGGCCGCGGAAGGCGTgaaggacaggaaggagaagggcCTGGAGAAGCACAGGGAGAAGAAGGAGCGGGAGCCGCCGGAGAAGCACAGGGACAggagggagcgtggccctgcGGACGCCGCGCAGGACAGGAGGGGCAGGCAGCGGCCTCCTGACAAGGCGGAGCGGCGGCCCCCCGCCGAGGACAAGGCCAAGAGCAGGCACCGAGAGAGGCCGGAGCGAGAGCAGGGCCGGGACAGGAGGCCGTCCAAGGGTGCCGACGCAGAGAAGAGCCTGCTGGAGCGGCTGGAGGAGGAGGCGCTGCAGGAGTTCCGGGAGGACTCCAACGACAAGGCCAGCGAGGTGTCTTCCGACAGCTTCACCGACCGTGGGCCGGACCCGGGGCTGGGCGCCCTCCTGGACGCGTCCTTCCCGGAGCCCCCGGAGGAGCGGGCCCGGGAGCGGGAGCGGCACAGGCACTCCTCGTCCTCCTCCAAGAAGAGCCACGAGCGAGAGCGGGCCCGGAGAGACAAGCCTGACCGGAAGGAGCGGGGCGACGGCGGCCAGTACGAGCGGGACTTCCTGGACTCCGACGCGTATGGCGCCTCCTACGGCTCGAAGGCCGACACGGAGGACGACGTGGATAAAGCTGTCGAGCTGCTCTCCGCcgaaaagaaggagaagaacgACTCCGAGAGAGACGCTGCCAAGAAGGTGGAGAAGGAGCTGCGGCCCTTCGGGGCGAGTGCCGCCAGCCTCCTGAAGGAGAAGCGGAGGCGGGAGAAGCACCGGGAGAGGTGGCGGGATGGGCTCCCCAGGCACCACCGGGAGGAGCCGAAGCCCGCCGCCCGGGACAGGGACCGGCCCCGGGACGAGGGCGCCAAACTCGGTGAGACCAAGCTGAAGGAGAAGTTCAAGGAGAACCCCGAGAGGGAGAAGGGCGACCCCGTGAGGACCAGCAACGGCGGCGACAGGCCCCCCGCCTCCAGGGACCCGGGCAGGAAGGATGCCAGGCCCCGGGAGAAGCTGCTGGGGGATGGCGACCTGATGATGACCAGCTTCGAGAGGATGCTGTCCCAGAAGGACCTGGAGGTGGAGGAGCGGCACAGGAGGCACAAGGAGCGGATGCGGCAGATGGAGAAGCTGCGGCACAGGCCCGCGGACCCCAAGCTCAAGGACAAGCTGCGGCCGGCTGAGGACGCGCGCAGGAAGGGTCTGGACGTCCCGCCCAAGAAGCCGCTGTGTCCGGACCCTGCCCTGAAGGACAGAAAGCTCAAGGAGCCGGCTCCTGCCGCGCCCGCCGCCGAGAACAAGCCGCACCCGGGCCCGGCCGTGGACCCCCGAGACTGGCTGGCGGGACCCCACATGAAGGAGGTCCTGCCCGCTTCTCCCCGGCCCGACCACAGCCGGCCCACCGGGGTCCCCACGCCCGCCTCGGTGGTGTCCTGCCCCAGCTACGAGGAGGCCATGCACACGCCCCGGACCCCGTCCTGCAGCGCCGACGACTACTCCGACCTCATGTTCGAGTGCGCGGACTCCCAGCCCGTCTCCAGCACGTCCGCCAGCGCCTGCTCGCCCTCCTTCTTTGACAGGTTCTCCATGGCTGCGAGCAGCGTGTCGGAAACCCCAGGCCAGACGCCCACGAGGCCGCTGTGCACAAGCCTCTACCGCTCAGTGTCCGTGGACATCAGGAGGGCCCCCGAGGAGGAATTCAGCGTCGGGGACAAGCTGTTCCGACAGCAGAGTGTCCCCGCCGCATCCAGCTACAACTCCCCGGGGCAGCACCTGGAAGACAAGGCCCCGGGCCCCCCAGGGCCCGCCGAGAAATTCAGCTGCCTGTCCCCTGGGTATTATTCCCCTGACTAcggcctcctctcccccaaagcAGATACCCTGCACTGTCCCCCTGCAGCTGTGGTCAACgtcaccccctccccagagggcGCCTTCTCTGGTTTACAAGCAAAGTCCCCCTCTTCGCGCAGGGATGAGCTTTTGGCCCCGTCCATGGAGGGGGCCCTCCCCCCGGACCTCAGCATTCCCCTGGACGCCACGGAGGACCAGCAGGCCACTGCGGCCATCATCCCCCCGGAGCCCAGCTTCTTGGAGCCCCTGGACGAGGGCCCCTTCAGCACGGTCATCACGGAGGAGCCAGTTGAGTGGGCACACCCTGCTGCCGCGGAGCAGGGCCTCACCTCTGGCCTCATCGGGAGCGCCCCCGACAACCCCGTCAGCTGGCCCGTGGGGTCAGACCTTCTGCTGAAGTCTCCACAGAGATTTCCTGAGTCCCCACCCTCGGAGCCCCCTTACCCAGTGTCCCCCGTCTCCTACCCACTGCCGGTCACTGAGCCAGGACTCGAAGTCAAAGACGACACGGGGGCGGCAGTCCCGGCCTCCATCTCTGCTTCGGAGGAGCCACCCCCTTTCGCCCCCACCTCCAGGTTGGAACCTTTCTTTAGTAACTGCAAGTCCCTTCCGGAAGCGTCCCCCGATGGTCCCCCCGAGTCCGCGTGTACGACCAGCGGGGCTCAGGTGGAGGTGCTGGGCCCCCTGGAGAGTAACTTCCTGGAGAGCGGTCACAGCCTCTCTGCCCTCGGCCAGGTGGAGCCGGCGCCCTGGCCTGGTGCCTTCCCTGCCTCCGAGGACGACCTCGACCTGGGGCCTTTCTCACTGCCAGAGCTTCCCCTCCAGACTAAGGATGTTTCTGATGTTGAAACAGAGCCTGTAGAAGAGAGTCCTCTTGTTCCTCCAGAAAACACCCCTGCAGGGGCACCCCCATGCCTCCCCGGCGGGGATGCTGCTGCGCCAGCCGCTGAGGAACAGCTCGTGCTGCCTCCTGACCCGGCAGCTGCCCATCTCCCCACAGAGCCCGAACCGGGGTCCCTGGAGGAGCCAAAGCCGGACGTCCTGCTGGAGGCTGCAGTGGAGGCAGGTGCATTGCAGGGGAGGGCCCCCGAGGACCCCGACCTGAGCTCAGAGCCCATGCCGGCCCCCTCGGAACCACGTCCACTGGGGAGCAGAGATGAGGCCGAGGGCCACGACCCCTTAGCCACCCCCCATGGCATGGCCGACGCCCCTGAGGATGGCTCTGCACAGACGCACGTGGCCGACGGGGCTGGCCCCCAGGACAGTGTGGGGCTTGAGAGGTCTCCGGGTAGCGTCCAGCCTGAAGCTGCAGAACCCGAACCTAAAGCCACAGCCGAAGCCCCAAAGGCACCCAGAGTGGAGGAGGTCCCTCAGCGCATGACCCGGACCCGGGCCCAGATGCTGGCCAGCCAGAGCAAGCAGAGCTCACCGCCCGCCGAGAAGGAGCCGGCACCTGCACCCAGGGCCAAGGGCCGCGCCTCCGAGGAGGACGACCCCCAGGCCCAGCACCCACGCAAACGCCGCTTCCAGCGCTCCAGCCAGCCGCTGACACAGCAGATGCACACATCCACGCGGCAGACGCGGGAGGTCATCCAGCAGACACTGGCCGCCATCGTGGATGCCATCAAGCTGGACGCCATCGAGCCGTACCACAGCGACAGGGCCAACCCGTACTTCGAGTACCTGCAGATCCGAAAGAAGATCGAGGAGAAGCGCAAGATTCTCTGCTACATCAGCCCGCAGGCGCCCCAGTGCTACGCCGAGTACGTCACCTACACCGGCTCCTACCTCCTGGATGGCAAGCCGCTCAGCAAGCTGCACATCCCTGTG